A portion of the Paenibacillus marchantiae genome contains these proteins:
- a CDS encoding TauD/TfdA family dioxygenase encodes MKKTWAERAKNVRPQSISVSSENLVEVKELFEDQTLPLLITPKVAGLNLIEWSKNNKEFLEEKLLKYGGILYRGFNIKSQVEFDSYVDNNCNQLLHYKEGATPRTKLSDKVYTSTEFPKEHFIALHNELSYVTTWPRKIWFCSVIPAESGGATTIADVRKVYNSISPDIREKFHAKGWLLERNYGDGFGLTWQDVFHTNDKKEVETYCNANDMTFEWKDGDRLRTRQVRPAVVRHPITDELIWFNHMAFWHDSSLDSDTRRLFTENFGEFGFPYKTYYGDGTVVEDWEVENVRRAYDDNTVAFPWEKGDVMALDNMLVAHGRESFTGERKVLVAMGEPCSHKNLEKRGEV; translated from the coding sequence ATGAAAAAGACATGGGCTGAAAGAGCAAAAAATGTACGTCCACAATCAATTTCTGTATCAAGCGAAAATTTAGTTGAGGTTAAAGAGCTGTTTGAGGATCAAACGTTGCCTTTGCTAATAACTCCTAAAGTTGCAGGATTAAATTTAATCGAGTGGAGTAAAAACAATAAAGAGTTTTTAGAAGAAAAACTCTTAAAGTATGGGGGAATACTCTATAGAGGCTTTAATATAAAATCACAGGTAGAATTTGATAGTTATGTAGATAATAATTGCAACCAATTATTACATTACAAAGAAGGGGCGACACCAAGAACTAAATTAAGTGATAAAGTGTATACTTCAACTGAGTTTCCGAAAGAACACTTTATCGCATTGCATAACGAACTATCTTATGTTACTACGTGGCCAAGGAAAATTTGGTTTTGTAGTGTAATACCAGCTGAATCAGGTGGCGCAACTACAATCGCAGATGTAAGAAAAGTATACAACTCCATCTCTCCTGATATTAGAGAGAAATTTCATGCAAAAGGCTGGTTACTAGAAAGAAATTATGGAGATGGATTTGGACTTACCTGGCAGGATGTATTCCATACCAATGACAAAAAAGAAGTAGAAACATACTGTAATGCTAATGATATGACTTTTGAATGGAAAGATGGTGACAGATTACGAACTCGTCAAGTAAGGCCCGCAGTTGTTCGTCATCCTATAACTGATGAATTAATCTGGTTTAATCATATGGCCTTCTGGCACGATTCAAGTTTGGATTCAGATACTAGAAGATTATTTACTGAAAACTTTGGGGAATTTGGATTTCCATATAAAACATATTATGGAGATGGGACTGTAGTGGAAGATTGGGAAGTAGAGAACGTTAGAAGAGCCTATGATGATAACACAGTAGCTTTCCCATGGGAAAAGGGAGATGTAATGGCGCTAGATAATATGTTAGTCGCACATGGGCGGGAGTCATTTACAGGTGAGCGTAAAGTTTTAGTAGCGATGGGGGAACCATGTAGCCATAAGAATCTTGAGAAAAGAGGTGAAGTATAA
- a CDS encoding non-ribosomal peptide synthetase, whose protein sequence is MPNTVEGYQLSPQQKRIWSLSENGADSDYKSQFTLLLDGSVNIQYLKQAFTMLLNKHEIFRTRFHKIMGLNYPLQVTNDELLFNWEESKLEGDTSNHTSYLNLLIKERWKKGIDTSGNIFIDAFFLNVNDTTNYLIITFSALLADNNIDLVIKELKAAYSHLIGNAMMYEHNEEIPYSVLSAWFNELDESDNAREGKQYWKSNIESYKLNQKLPFSERSFKEYKPEILKYKLGFDQVYNLDKISKDSNVKLETIFLALWQVTLFRLIRESPTIGLNVLGRSDEELEHVIGLLDRYVPFKIEFDENINFIEYLNQIENGINDINIWQDTFSWEDLELSHEYFSFGIDFNIISDLGSSVDGLNFRLFDQIACLERFDLKLSVLRIQEDIELKLYYDSTSLDEDYVKQILTHFLNVMAAIENYSEIKLSKINLFDDVGTQTLLEKGGNGKSFPFIPIHELFEKKVEENPNKIAVVCEDLSISYIVLNQRANKLASGLTKLGIEAGSIVGISMERSIDMVISMLAILKIGAAYLPLDKDYPIDRLSFMINDSGVKLIITKTDTATKFNMLNSEMLYIDTFDWSSMELSNENINKYINPEFTAYVIYTSGSTGKPKGVLIPHRAISNQMQWIQDQFPMFESDKLLQKTSFSFDASVWEFYAPLINGVELVMGAPDIHLDPAAMISEIIKHKISNLQVVPAMLDLLVSQEEFSDCLSLKRIFVGGEIFISSLAQKVFDKLPNIQLINLYGPSECCINSLFWELDKESTEMKPIPIGRPVASTKMYILDKHMNLAPYGTPGELYIGGIGLANGYLNNSELSNKKFIDNPFESNQIIYKTGDLVEYQKDGTVKFIGRVDNQVKLRGFRIELEEIEALLNNHNSVNKAIVNVMQDNNGIKKLVAYISCDRSNYSEKELRELLGDKLPEYMLPSAYIYTEAFPLTSNGKIDRKNLPDPEISMLFTSENFIEPKTLTEEIVAGIWCKLLDVDKVGIENNFFEIGGHSLIATQVVARIRDILKVNIPLRTIFNSPTIKKISEVIDSYLTNNNLNDNEFNISAVSREESIPLSFAQQRLWFIEQLEPNSPLYNMIDAIQLEGKLNIDALERAINLLLERHEILRTTFDVKNGIPEQLISQKVQIKLQSTNLNSYSDHEIDEKTKELINEEGRTSFNLTKGPLIRASLLILSDEKYILLLTTHHIINDGWSRGIIIREIGEYYRSYIENKTPKLPNLPLQYADFSLWQRKWMKNEVLESQLSYWKNKLDGDLPVLQLPTDYARSHRPTFKGALYQSPLSLETKDELNKLSQREGTSLFMTLFASFNVLLNRYTGQEDILIGSAIANRNYNQIENLIGFFVNTLGLRTDLSGDPTFKDLLSRVREISLGAYANQDIPFDKVVEEIQPNRDLSHSPMFRVMFALQNLPLSDLELTNINLSPITVDNGTSKFDITLSITECPDGLIGEWEYSTELFKPDTIERMASQFEFLIGEILENPNQKISEYTLINKYEQAQILQKWNRTEVDYPKDKGIDSLFLEMVGLYGDKIACEFNNSAISYTELNNSANEVAQKLNNLGVTSESLVGVVMDKSIELIISLLAVIKLGAAYVPIDPNYPKDRINYILNDTKLNVVLTQKNYKDDWSKLVQHVINLNKDELCLDDCSHKVMLLNVTENHKAYVMYTSGSTGLPKGVVITHNNIIRLVKSNDYVDFNEKQTFIQSSPVTFDASTFEIWGALLNGARLVIPSHSRYSLEELSNLIVDKNVSVMFMTTALFNQMVDGHLSKNNKLKHLLVGGEAMSIKALEQGYSLLRNCKLTNVYGPTEGTTFTTFFPITDLLFNRSVPIGAPIANTTAYVMDEQRRILPIGVSGELYIGGDGVALGYLNNDELTSQVFFEHQHLDGRIEKLYRTGDLVRRLSDGNIEFVGRVDDQIKIRGYRIELGEIETTIRKFDAIKDSVVSVHVDQNGEKQLIAYIIPEKENEESGLIVENNQTVNDWEMIFDDYFYSQEAVTQDETFNTIGWNSNFTGKPIDLKEMRLWLNNTVQQIQSLNPSRVLEIGCGTGMILYRIAPSTNNYLGLDISRGVIEELEKSLLNKPEYNMVKLFHNAAHDFSKIQQSFDTVILNSVVQYFPSREYLTEVLGNAIKVISDEGSIFIGDVRSYSLLDTFQFAVELYKAKDDMSSTDLIDRICERNEMENELVISPEYFYQLQNDYPQITGVKVTLKRGDYTNELSQFRYDVTLLINKNVIRIEPQEVLEWDNRTTDLFDIIESLQKEEIETLRLNKVPDLRVLREVETKKRFDNADLSEIKTIGELKQIAKDISIDEAVNPAKLFDLESSTNYVVEISFSQNIGYFDVIFINKSRMNNISSPIIWGDNRNDFDYSQKLTTYPKKIKDNYDLISKSRSYLQVALPEYMLPTHFIVMDKFPINSNGKVDKKSLPLPYKSRTFIQNYVPPRTDTEQMLCNIWEEVLDIRPIGIYDDFFELGGHSLLATQIISRLRNEYDLGISLHSIFEYSSIELLSQHVEHIILEEFHVSNEKE, encoded by the coding sequence ATGCCTAATACAGTCGAGGGTTATCAATTATCACCACAACAAAAAAGAATTTGGTCTCTTAGTGAGAATGGGGCTGATTCTGATTATAAATCTCAATTTACTCTTTTACTGGATGGCAGTGTTAATATTCAGTATTTGAAACAAGCATTTACCATGCTACTTAATAAACATGAGATATTTAGAACAAGATTCCACAAAATAATGGGTCTGAATTACCCGTTACAAGTTACTAATGATGAACTACTATTTAACTGGGAAGAATCTAAATTAGAAGGGGATACAAGTAATCATACTTCCTATCTGAATCTACTTATTAAGGAAAGATGGAAAAAAGGTATAGATACTAGTGGAAATATATTTATCGATGCTTTCTTTCTTAATGTGAATGATACAACTAACTATTTAATTATAACATTCTCGGCTTTGTTGGCAGATAACAACATTGATTTAGTTATCAAAGAACTGAAGGCAGCTTATAGTCATTTAATAGGAAATGCAATGATGTATGAACATAATGAAGAAATCCCGTATTCAGTGTTGTCTGCTTGGTTTAATGAGCTAGATGAATCAGACAATGCTCGAGAAGGTAAGCAATATTGGAAGAGCAACATTGAAAGTTATAAATTAAATCAAAAACTTCCTTTCTCCGAGCGTAGTTTTAAAGAATATAAACCTGAAATATTAAAATACAAATTAGGGTTTGATCAAGTTTATAACTTGGATAAAATTTCAAAGGATAGTAACGTTAAATTAGAAACTATATTTCTAGCATTATGGCAAGTTACTTTATTCCGTCTAATACGAGAGTCGCCTACTATAGGACTGAATGTTCTTGGTAGAAGTGATGAAGAGTTAGAACATGTTATTGGTCTACTAGATAGGTACGTTCCGTTTAAAATTGAGTTTGATGAGAATATTAATTTCATTGAATATCTAAATCAAATTGAAAATGGGATAAATGATATTAATATTTGGCAGGATACGTTTTCTTGGGAGGATTTAGAGTTAAGCCATGAATATTTTTCATTTGGAATCGATTTTAATATTATTTCTGATTTAGGGAGTTCGGTAGATGGACTTAACTTTAGATTATTTGATCAAATAGCTTGTTTAGAGCGGTTTGATTTGAAGCTTTCTGTACTAAGGATTCAGGAAGATATTGAATTGAAGTTGTACTATGATTCTACATCTTTGGATGAAGATTATGTTAAACAGATTTTAACTCACTTTTTAAATGTCATGGCAGCTATAGAAAATTATAGTGAAATAAAACTATCAAAAATTAATCTTTTCGATGATGTAGGAACACAAACTTTGCTCGAGAAGGGTGGCAACGGAAAATCTTTCCCATTTATACCGATACACGAACTTTTCGAGAAGAAAGTAGAGGAAAACCCAAATAAGATTGCTGTAGTATGTGAGGATCTTTCTATTTCGTATATAGTGTTGAACCAAAGAGCAAATAAGTTAGCTTCAGGATTAACAAAGCTTGGTATTGAAGCTGGAAGTATTGTTGGCATATCAATGGAGCGTTCTATTGATATGGTTATTTCAATGTTAGCCATTTTGAAAATAGGTGCTGCATATTTACCTCTTGATAAAGATTATCCTATTGATCGTTTATCTTTTATGATTAATGATTCTGGGGTGAAATTAATAATAACTAAAACTGATACAGCAACTAAATTTAATATGCTAAATTCTGAAATGTTGTATATTGATACTTTTGATTGGTCTTCAATGGAGCTTTCTAATGAGAATATAAACAAATATATTAATCCTGAATTCACTGCTTATGTTATATATACTTCTGGATCAACTGGAAAACCAAAAGGAGTACTAATACCTCATCGCGCTATTAGTAATCAAATGCAATGGATTCAAGATCAATTTCCTATGTTTGAAAGTGATAAACTTTTGCAAAAAACTTCTTTTTCTTTCGATGCATCAGTTTGGGAATTTTATGCACCACTTATTAATGGAGTGGAACTCGTAATGGGTGCACCTGACATACATTTAGATCCTGCAGCAATGATTAGTGAGATAATTAAACATAAGATATCAAATTTGCAAGTAGTTCCAGCTATGTTAGATTTGCTTGTTAGTCAGGAAGAGTTCTCTGATTGTTTGTCGCTGAAGAGAATTTTTGTTGGTGGAGAAATTTTCATCTCGAGTTTAGCGCAGAAAGTATTTGATAAATTGCCTAACATCCAACTTATTAATTTGTACGGTCCATCTGAATGTTGTATTAACTCATTATTTTGGGAGTTGGATAAAGAAAGTACAGAAATGAAACCAATACCAATTGGTAGACCAGTAGCAAGTACTAAGATGTATATATTAGACAAGCATATGAATCTGGCACCATATGGGACACCAGGAGAACTTTATATAGGTGGTATAGGACTAGCTAATGGTTACTTGAATAATTCAGAATTAAGTAACAAAAAATTTATTGATAATCCTTTTGAATCTAATCAAATAATATACAAAACCGGAGACTTAGTAGAATATCAAAAAGATGGCACTGTTAAATTTATTGGCAGAGTTGATAATCAAGTGAAACTAAGAGGATTCCGTATCGAGTTAGAAGAAATTGAAGCACTGTTAAATAATCATAATTCAGTTAACAAGGCTATTGTTAATGTGATGCAAGATAATAATGGAATTAAGAAGTTAGTCGCGTACATTAGTTGTGATAGAAGTAACTATTCTGAAAAAGAACTACGAGAGCTACTCGGAGATAAATTACCTGAATATATGCTGCCTTCTGCATATATTTATACGGAAGCGTTCCCTTTAACTTCAAATGGTAAAATTGATAGGAAAAATCTACCTGACCCTGAGATATCTATGCTCTTTACTTCTGAAAACTTTATAGAGCCAAAAACTTTAACCGAAGAGATTGTCGCAGGAATATGGTGCAAATTGCTAGATGTTGATAAAGTAGGAATAGAAAATAATTTCTTTGAAATAGGTGGTCATTCTCTTATTGCAACCCAAGTAGTTGCTCGTATAAGGGACATTCTCAAAGTGAATATTCCTCTCCGAACAATTTTCAATAGCCCGACTATTAAAAAAATCTCGGAAGTTATCGACAGCTATTTAACAAATAACAACTTAAATGATAACGAATTCAATATCTCAGCAGTAAGCAGAGAGGAAAGCATTCCACTCTCTTTTGCTCAACAAAGGTTATGGTTTATAGAACAGTTGGAACCCAACAGTCCGTTATATAACATGATTGATGCTATTCAACTCGAAGGAAAACTTAATATTGACGCTTTAGAAAGGGCTATAAATTTACTATTGGAAAGACATGAGATTCTACGTACTACTTTTGATGTGAAAAATGGAATACCTGAACAGTTGATTTCTCAAAAAGTTCAAATTAAATTACAAAGTACGAATTTGAATTCTTATAGTGATCATGAAATAGATGAGAAAACGAAAGAACTCATAAATGAAGAAGGAAGAACTTCTTTTAATCTGACAAAAGGGCCTCTTATTCGGGCATCATTATTAATCTTATCAGATGAAAAATATATTCTTTTGCTCACTACACATCATATTATTAACGATGGTTGGTCAAGAGGGATAATTATTAGAGAAATAGGAGAATATTATCGTTCGTATATTGAAAATAAGACTCCTAAGTTACCGAATTTACCGTTGCAGTATGCAGATTTTTCTTTATGGCAAAGAAAATGGATGAAAAACGAAGTTCTTGAAAGTCAATTATCTTACTGGAAAAATAAATTAGATGGTGATTTACCAGTATTACAATTACCTACTGACTATGCACGAAGTCACCGACCAACATTTAAAGGAGCGCTATATCAATCGCCTCTTTCACTAGAGACTAAGGATGAGCTAAATAAGTTAAGTCAACGAGAGGGAACTTCCTTATTTATGACTTTATTTGCTTCCTTTAACGTGTTGTTAAATAGATATACTGGTCAAGAAGATATTTTGATTGGATCTGCTATTGCGAATCGGAACTATAATCAAATTGAAAATTTAATTGGTTTTTTTGTCAACACATTAGGGCTCCGCACAGACTTATCGGGAGATCCAACTTTCAAAGATTTATTGTCCCGAGTGAGAGAGATTTCGTTAGGAGCGTATGCAAATCAAGATATACCTTTTGATAAGGTTGTTGAAGAAATACAACCAAATCGAGATTTAAGTCATTCGCCAATGTTCCGTGTGATGTTTGCTTTGCAAAACCTACCTTTATCTGACTTAGAATTAACTAATATTAATTTAAGTCCAATTACAGTGGATAATGGTACTTCGAAATTTGATATTACTCTCTCCATCACAGAATGCCCTGATGGTCTAATAGGGGAATGGGAGTATAGCACAGAGCTTTTCAAACCTGATACGATTGAAAGAATGGCTAGCCAATTTGAATTTTTAATAGGCGAAATTCTTGAAAACCCTAATCAAAAAATTTCTGAATACACTTTAATCAATAAGTATGAACAAGCCCAAATTTTGCAAAAGTGGAATAGAACAGAAGTTGATTATCCAAAAGACAAAGGTATTGATAGTTTATTCCTTGAAATGGTTGGGTTATATGGGGACAAAATAGCTTGTGAATTTAATAATAGTGCTATTAGTTATACTGAGTTAAATAATAGTGCAAATGAAGTTGCCCAGAAATTAAATAATTTAGGCGTCACTTCTGAATCTTTAGTCGGAGTAGTGATGGACAAATCAATTGAACTGATTATCTCACTTCTTGCTGTTATTAAATTGGGTGCAGCTTATGTACCTATTGATCCGAATTATCCAAAAGATAGAATTAACTATATACTAAATGACACAAAATTAAACGTTGTATTAACACAAAAAAATTACAAAGACGATTGGAGTAAGCTTGTTCAACATGTTATTAATTTAAACAAAGATGAACTTTGCTTGGATGATTGTAGTCACAAAGTTATGTTATTAAATGTAACTGAAAATCATAAAGCCTATGTAATGTATACTTCTGGGTCAACCGGGCTTCCTAAAGGGGTTGTTATAACTCATAACAATATCATACGGTTAGTTAAATCAAATGATTATGTCGATTTTAATGAAAAGCAAACGTTTATACAGTCTTCTCCTGTTACATTTGATGCTTCTACATTTGAAATATGGGGAGCTCTTTTGAACGGTGCTCGTCTTGTTATTCCTTCACATAGTCGTTATTCTCTTGAAGAGCTAAGTAACTTAATTGTTGATAAAAATGTGAGTGTGATGTTCATGACAACTGCATTGTTTAACCAAATGGTAGATGGGCATCTAAGTAAGAATAATAAACTAAAGCACTTATTGGTTGGCGGAGAAGCGATGTCTATAAAAGCGTTAGAACAAGGTTACTCATTACTGAGAAATTGTAAATTAACAAATGTTTATGGCCCCACAGAAGGTACAACGTTTACAACATTTTTTCCGATTACAGACTTATTATTTAATAGATCTGTACCTATCGGTGCTCCTATTGCGAATACAACCGCTTATGTTATGGATGAACAACGAAGAATATTACCTATTGGTGTTTCAGGCGAACTTTATATTGGTGGGGATGGTGTAGCACTAGGCTATCTAAATAATGATGAACTTACGTCGCAAGTATTTTTTGAACATCAACACTTGGATGGTAGAATAGAAAAATTGTACCGTACCGGAGACTTGGTAAGACGACTATCAGATGGAAACATAGAGTTTGTAGGTAGAGTTGATGATCAAATCAAAATTCGTGGCTACCGAATAGAGCTCGGAGAGATAGAGACTACAATTAGAAAATTCGATGCTATTAAGGATTCAGTTGTTTCAGTTCATGTTGATCAAAATGGTGAGAAGCAACTTATTGCTTATATCATACCAGAAAAGGAAAATGAAGAATCTGGATTGATAGTGGAAAATAATCAAACAGTAAATGACTGGGAAATGATTTTTGATGACTATTTCTATAGCCAAGAGGCAGTGACTCAGGATGAGACATTTAATACTATTGGATGGAATAGCAATTTTACAGGAAAGCCAATTGATCTGAAAGAAATGCGGTTGTGGTTAAACAATACTGTTCAGCAAATTCAGAGTTTAAATCCCTCTCGTGTTTTAGAGATAGGATGTGGAACTGGTATGATCCTCTATAGAATTGCACCATCCACTAATAATTACCTGGGTTTGGATATATCCAGAGGGGTTATTGAAGAACTGGAGAAATCTCTTCTTAATAAACCTGAATATAATATGGTTAAATTGTTTCATAATGCTGCACATGATTTCTCAAAGATCCAGCAAAGTTTTGATACAGTTATTCTAAACTCTGTAGTGCAGTATTTTCCAAGTAGGGAATATTTGACAGAAGTTCTTGGTAATGCGATTAAAGTTATTTCAGATGAAGGTTCAATCTTCATCGGTGATGTAAGAAGTTACTCTTTGTTGGATACTTTTCAATTTGCAGTAGAACTTTATAAAGCGAAAGATGATATGTCTTCTACTGATTTAATAGATCGGATTTGTGAACGTAACGAAATGGAAAATGAGTTAGTAATTTCTCCAGAGTATTTTTATCAACTTCAAAATGATTACCCACAAATTACTGGGGTAAAAGTCACTTTGAAAAGAGGAGATTATACTAATGAGTTATCTCAATTCCGATATGATGTTACGCTATTAATCAATAAAAATGTTATTCGCATTGAACCACAGGAAGTATTGGAATGGGACAATCGAACTACGGATTTATTTGATATTATTGAGTCTTTACAAAAAGAAGAAATAGAAACATTACGTTTGAATAAAGTGCCAGATTTACGTGTTCTCAGAGAAGTTGAAACAAAGAAAAGATTTGATAATGCTGATCTTTCTGAAATAAAAACAATCGGAGAACTGAAGCAGATAGCAAAAGATATATCTATCGATGAAGCAGTTAATCCTGCGAAATTGTTTGATTTGGAGAGTAGTACTAATTATGTAGTAGAGATATCTTTCTCTCAAAATATTGGTTATTTCGATGTTATTTTTATAAATAAGAGTAGAATGAACAATATTTCATCTCCTATTATTTGGGGTGATAATCGTAATGATTTTGATTATTCTCAAAAACTAACTACGTATCCGAAAAAAATTAAGGATAATTATGATCTTATTTCTAAATCGCGCAGTTATCTTCAAGTAGCACTCCCTGAATATATGCTTCCCACACACTTTATAGTTATGGATAAATTCCCAATAAATTCAAATGGTAAGGTTGATAAAAAGTCGTTACCTTTACCATATAAATCAAGAACTTTTATTCAAAATTATGTGCCACCAAGAACAGATACAGAGCAAATGTTATGTAATATTTGGGAAGAAGTATTGGATATACGTCCTATAGGCATTTATGATGATTTCTTTGAGCTTGGAGGACATTCACTTTTAGCCACTCAGATAATCTCTCGCCTACGTAATGAATATGATTTGGGAATTTCCTTGCATAGTATTTTTGAATATTCATCGATAGAACTATTATCTCAGCATGTTGAACATATTATTTTGGAGGAGTTTCATGTTTCCAATGAAAAGGAATAA